The following coding sequences are from one Candidatus Thermokryptus mobilis window:
- a CDS encoding Trm112 family protein, with protein MFDKKLLEILACPKCKGDLKYSEETESVLCEKCGRVYEIRDGLLILKPQDESERWYHDGKFSS; from the coding sequence ATGTTTGACAAGAAACTTCTTGAAATACTTGCTTGCCCGAAATGTAAGGGTGATTTAAAGTATAGTGAAGAGACAGAATCGGTTCTATGTGAGAAATGTGGAAGGGTTTATGAAATAAGGGATGGGTTGTTAATTTTAAAACCGCAGGATGAAAGTGAGAGATGGTATCACGATGGGAAATTTTCATCTTGA
- the nadC gene encoding carboxylating nicotinate-nucleotide diphosphorylase codes for MGNFHLEEKIIEIVERALVEDIGSGDVTTMAVIGDEGIEAEAEFVSKDEGVVAGIDVVWFVFRALDPSLNFIPFLSDGDEVKKGDIIGIVKGDVRSILTVERTALNFLQRMSGIATLTRKFVKAVEGTKAKITDTRKTAPGLRLIDKLAVEIGGGVNHRFGLYDMILIKDNHIAIAGGVEKAIERCLRFIKEKNLDLKIEVEAQSVEDVEKILKVGGVDRILLDNFNIDDLKRAVDLIGERFEVEASGGITLENVREVAETGVDYISVGMLTHSVRALDISLEIKV; via the coding sequence ATGGGAAATTTTCATCTTGAGGAGAAAATAATTGAAATTGTTGAGAGAGCTCTTGTTGAAGACATTGGTTCTGGTGATGTGACGACGATGGCTGTTATAGGTGATGAGGGGATTGAAGCAGAGGCTGAGTTCGTTTCAAAGGATGAAGGGGTTGTTGCTGGAATTGATGTTGTGTGGTTTGTTTTTAGGGCGCTTGATCCGAGTTTAAATTTTATTCCTTTTCTTTCCGATGGGGATGAAGTTAAAAAAGGAGATATAATTGGAATTGTAAAAGGGGATGTCAGAAGTATTTTAACTGTTGAAAGGACCGCTTTGAATTTTTTGCAGAGGATGAGTGGAATTGCGACTTTGACGAGAAAGTTTGTAAAGGCAGTTGAAGGAACGAAGGCTAAGATCACTGATACAAGGAAAACAGCCCCGGGGCTTCGTTTAATTGATAAACTTGCGGTGGAAATAGGTGGTGGGGTAAATCATAGATTTGGATTGTATGATATGATTTTGATAAAGGATAATCATATAGCGATCGCTGGCGGTGTTGAGAAGGCAATTGAAAGATGTTTGAGGTTCATAAAGGAGAAAAACCTTGATTTAAAGATAGAGGTTGAGGCACAAAGCGTTGAAGATGTTGAAAAAATTTTAAAGGTTGGGGGTGTTGATAGAATTTTGCTTGATAATTTCAACATTGATGATTTGAAAAGGGCTGTTGATTTGATAGGTGAAAGGTTTGAAGTTGAAGCATCCGGTGGGATCACGCTTGAAAATGTCCGTGAAGTTGCTGAGACGGGGGTTGATTACATATCGGTTGGGATGTTGACTCATTCTGTTAGGGCGCTTGATATTTCACTTGAAATAAAAGTTTAA
- a CDS encoding acyl-CoA thioesterase, protein MIKHIYKIRVRYSDTDQMRFVYHAKFFEYFEWARTELLRDYGLPYSEIERMGYLIPVLEAFARFKKPAYYDDLLRIETFMKEIPNLKFRLEYEVYRDVDDELVAEGYTEHVFLDAKTYKPVKPPEVFMNFVIENFKSCKNKRC, encoded by the coding sequence ATGATAAAGCACATTTATAAAATCAGGGTTAGATATTCAGATACGGATCAAATGAGGTTTGTTTATCACGCCAAGTTTTTTGAGTATTTTGAATGGGCGAGGACCGAGCTTTTAAGGGATTATGGTTTGCCTTATAGTGAAATTGAGAGGATGGGTTATTTGATCCCAGTCCTTGAAGCGTTTGCAAGGTTTAAAAAACCAGCTTATTACGATGACCTTTTAAGGATTGAGACATTTATGAAGGAAATCCCAAATTTGAAATTTCGTCTTGAATATGAAGTTTATCGCGATGTTGATGACGAGTTGGTAGCGGAGGGTTATACCGAGCATGTTTTTCTTGATGCGAAGACATATAAGCCGGTGAAACCGCCAGAGGTCTTTATGAATTTCGTCATTGAAAATTTCAAATCGTGTAAAAATAAGAGGTGTTAA